One Calliopsis andreniformis isolate RMS-2024a chromosome 9, iyCalAndr_principal, whole genome shotgun sequence genomic window carries:
- the LOC143182780 gene encoding solute carrier family 25 member 44 — MTAVEAPPFIRTIEWDMMDKTKFFPLSMLSSFSVRCCLYPLTVIKTRLQIQRHNHMYSGLIDACKKIYKVEGVAGLYRGFWISSIQIVSGVFYVSTYEGVRHILGQDHVIGQIDSRVKALIAGGAASLVGQTIVVPFDVLSQHLMVLGINNTKHGKYYADKMGMNPLGLTLEPGKTRTQISADIVRLIYERDGYRGFYRGYVASLCAYVPNSALWWGLYISYQEELIRILPEWFSHLFIQALAGTLGGFTTTIITNPLDIVRARLQVQRLDSMFSAFKVLWVEERLQMFTKGLSARLVQSACFSFSIILGYETIKRFSINEEYKSYIRW, encoded by the exons ATGACTGCGGTAGAGGCACCACCATTTATTCGTACCATCGAATGGGACATGATGGACAAAACAAAGTTTTTTCCATTGAGCAtgttgtcctcgttctcagtgcgCTGTTGCTTATATCCTTTAACAGTAATCAAAACTCGGTTGCAAATTCAAAGACACAATCACATGTACAGTG gACTAATAGATGCTTGCAAAAAAATATACAAAGTTGAAGGTGTAGCAGGTCTTtatagaggattttggataAGTTCTATACAAATTGTATctggtgtattttatgtatcgacgTATGAAGGTGTGCGTCATATACTTGGACAAGATCATGTTATAGGTCAAATAGATTCACGAGTTAAAGCATTAATTGCTGGTGGTGCTGCTAGTTTAGTAGGACAAACTATAGTAGTTCCTTTTGATGTTTTAAGTCAGCACTTAATGGTTCTTGGGATCAATAATACCAAGCATGGCAAATACTATGCAGATAAA ATGGGAATGAATCCATTGGGTTTGACCCTTGAACCTGGGAAAACTCGTACCCAAATTTCAGCTGATATTGTGAGATTAATTTATGAAAGAGATGGGTATAGAGGTTTTTATCGGGGATATGTTGCGTCATTATGTGCTTATGTACCCAATAGTGCTCTTTGGTGGGGCTTGTACATATCTTACCAAG AGGAACTCATTCGAATACTCCCAGAATGGTTTTCCCACCTTTTCATTCAAGCTCTTGCTGGTACATTAGGAGGATTTACTACTACAATCATTACAAATCCATTAGACATTGTACGAGCGCGATTACAAGTTCAGAGATTAGATAGTATGTTCAGCGCCTTCAAAGTTCTTTGGGTCGAAGAGCGGTTGCAGATGTTTACAAAAGGATTATCCGCTCGTCTTGTGCAATCTGCCTGTTTTAGTTTTTCAATAATCCTAGGATATGAAACTATTAAAAGATTTAGTATAAATGAGGAGTACAAAAGTTATATTAGATGGTAA